The genomic segment GGAGCAATAGCTATGTCAGGgttctgtttattgattacagttcagtGTTCAATACCATCAGCCCCTCAGTACAAATCCGCATGCTTCAAAATCTgggcctctctccctccctctgcggttggatccttgacttcctcatcaggagacacagatcagaaataacatctcgtCACTGACAAGTCAACACTGATGCacatcaaggatgtgtgctttgcccactactctactccacacttatgactgtggttagcacaactgaaatgtcatctataaatttgctggtgacacaactgttactggcagaacttcagatggtgacagggaggtgtacaggagtgagatagatcagctggttgagtggattCGCAACAACAatattgcactcaatgtcagtaacaactaaggaactgattgtgaacttcaggaagaagtcgaaggaacacacaccagccctTGTTGACAGTTTCAAGTTCTCTGGGTGtaaacatttctgaagatctatcctgtgcccagtatattgatgcaattacaaagatggccaagcagcagctatatttcatccaGAATctgagatttgatatgtcaccaaggactccagcaaattttcacagatgtaccgtggagagcattttaattgTTTGCATTACTCTCTGTTACAGAGGGGCTATagcactggattggaaaatgttgCAAATCAGGCCAGATCCATCATCGGcatgagcctccccagcatcgaagaCATCTTGAAAAAGCAAAACCCTAAAaaggtatccatcattaaggacctcccatcacctaggacatatCTTCTTtgcactgctaccatcaaggaggaggtacaagagtgtgaacacacacgcacacactcagtgttttaggaactgcttcttcccctctgtcatcagatttctgaatggtcaatgaacccgTGTATactacctcagtactttttcccctctctttttgcactgattttatatatacatttcttattccaATTGGTAGTctttgtattatgtattgcagtgtattgtgctacaaaacaacaaatttcacggtgtataccaatgatattaaatctcaTTTTGAGATGTTGACATTCAGCAACTTGAAACTGCTATCCCTTTCTACTGCTGATTCTTCAATGATGACTCGTGTGTGTTTCCTTGATttcccctccctgaagtccacaatcaattccttggccttgCATTGAGTGTAAAgtttttgctgtgacaccactctaccaactgatctatctcactcctatcTCATAACTCCAACATCTATTTCCCTCAGAAGTTGTGTTTGATGGATTGGTACATCTTTTAGGACTGGGAGAATCATTTTTTGTTCAGTAAAGGTATTCAGATGCAGTCCAAGTCAGCTTAAAGGTTTGGTGAGTCATTTATAATTTGATCACTGCTGTGGTAGTTGCACACGTTACCTACATTGATCTTTTCCAACTAAATCAAGGCTATGAGTCTGTTCTTTCTGCTCCATTTTAACATTGGTCCAAattaacctttctccaatttgTGCCAATTTAGTGAATAATTAAATACAGGAATGTAAACTTACCTTATGCTCCAATATCTTCACTGTATGTCCTTCAGTAAATTTCATCAGAATTATTGTGTGACTGGTACATTGGATATTGGTTAAAAATTATAATACATTCTTGGGGCAGCTGTGTATTTGAATATGTGGCATTTCTGCCAAATGGCACCATACAGTATCTCATTCACCTTACCCTGTGCAGTGTACATGCATCATTATGTGAAAGGATCTTTAAAATCCAGCATGGACaatttcatcaatttgttttaatTAACAATTTTTGAAAAAGAGTCATGAATGAATTCCCCCCTCCATCCAAAATATCTTAAAACTTCAAGAATCTCCTCTTGCTGCTCCCCCATAGCTCCATTCCTCCGCCATCATTTGTTGCCCAACTGCTCCACACTCACTCCGAATCCTCCACAAATACCATCCTACTTCAGATTTAGCACCTCTGATCCATGAAAGATGCATGGATGGGAAATTGTGCATATGTAGTAAAATATTAGAAACTACTGCAGAATGCGTTTTTAAGCCCGTCGTTTGAGTATCAAAGGTTGAGGGCACTGAAAGGAATTGAACTGATCACTACTATGACAGAAACAAATGAGAAGTTCCATCAGTTTTTGTTAACAAATTCAGAATAAAACCCAATTTTGCAGACATTAAACTTTTATATAACAACCAAAAATAAGTATTTTTAAAGATCCTTCCAGATGTACAATAAATTTAAGTTCTTTGCTTAATATAGTGACAGAATGAGATTGATTCTTTTTTTGCTGGATTTTCTAATTTTTTAGCTATCTCTGTCAAAGCAATGTCTTCCTACACCTGCATGACATGCCGTGTGGCATTTGCTGATACTGAGGTTCAGAGATCACACTACAAAACCGACTGGCACAGGTATAACCTGAAGCGTAAAGTAGCAGACATGCCTCCCGTCACAGCTGAGAATTTCCAAGAACGTGTGCTGGCCCAGAGAGCAGCTGTGGAAGAACAGAACAAGGGAACGGCTACAGACTGCGTAACCTGTGACAAGAAATTTGCCACCTTCAATGCCTATGAAAATCATTTGAAATCAAAGAAACACCTTGATGCAGAAAAGAAGGCCGCCGGAATTGCAAATAAGGAGCTGGAAAGACTCAACACAAAAAATCTGGAAAAGGGGTTGAATGAAGAGAGAATAGATAAGGACACATTGAATAGAGCCATTCAACAGGCTGTGAAGGCCCAGCTTTCTCCTGCAGCAAAGAAGAGGACCATTGATCCAACAATTGGTGGTACTAATGTAGCAGTGAGTAAGAAAAGGCCTGACAAACCTCCTCGGTTACTTTGGTTGGAACAACAGGCCAAAAAAATGGGACAGGATGAATCCTCAGAAGAGGAGGAGGATGTGGTGATGGAGATTGAAGGGGATGGTGAGTAATATCAGATATTAGATCACAAAATGTTAATGAAGTTTTAGTCCTTTGGGGGTTGGTTTATGTAAGTGATGGTTTTGCCTTCAGCAATTTATCAGTTACTGAAGTGTGGCTGGTTAGCTGGTAAGTGTACAATACCATTTGGCATATATATGCTGAAATCTCATGACAAGATGCTTTCTATGCTGGCCATACAttcttgtgtttaaaataaaCCTTCAGACAATGAAGGTGTTCTCTCATAAGAGTAGCTATAGGCCCTTAATTGGCTTATCTGTCCTTTTTTTTAAGGAGTAAGCCCTTAGATGTTTTGCAGATTGTTTCTCTTTTCAGTTTTATCTGAGTGGTGGAAAATTGTTCAGATTGGGAGGATCCCTGACATGGATGTGGTGCTTTATAGGTGCTTTGAATATGCTCTTCTAAATTTCTTTTGACCTTCAATTTCTCTGGCCTCGACTAAGCTGGATACAGAGAATTTGGAGAGGTCATCACCTACTGTAATACAACCCTAAATAATATGTACATAAGATAAGTATTGGTTATGCTTTACCCCTGTCTCTTGCTAAAAATTGAAATGTTTTGCAGTCTCAGTAATTTTAAATCTTAAGCTATTACAATACACCTAACAAAGCTCATTTTCTAGTTGTATCATTTTTTTGTCTTCTAAAAAGGTGTACTTGCCTTACAACTGTACATTTTAACAAAATTGAATAGCCAAAAATTTGTTTGATTTCTTAACCAGATGGTTTGTTCATGGTTAGCTCATCTGTAATACGCTAAGCTGTGGTTGCTCCAAATCTACTAATAGATAAAAGTTGgttcacaaacaaaaaaaaaatctgcagatactagaaatcaaggtagtcacacaaaatgctggaggaactcagcaggccaggcagcatctatgggagagaGTAAACAGatagcatttcaggctgagaccctttattaggACTAGAAAAAAGAGATGACAAGTCAGAGTACtaaagtggggggaagggaggaagaagtacaaggtagtaggtgatgggttgaatgatgaggggggaggggtgaagtaaagagctgtgaaCTTGAtatgtgaaagagatacaggtctggagaaggggaaatctgatagaagaggactgagggccatggaagaaagaaaactgtgaggagcaccagagaggagatgatgggcaggtaaggagataaggtgagagaggaaaattggGAATGGTTAAGGggaagcattactggaagttggagaaactgttgtttgtgccatcagtttggaggatacccagatggtgtataaggtgttactcctataacctgagtgtggcctcattgtagaGTAGGCCATGGTctgacatgctggaatgggaattggaattaaaatggtgacCACTGTAaaatcctgtttttttttctggtggatggaccGCGAGTGcacggcaaagcagtctcccaatctacgtcaggtctcaccggtATACTGGAGGGCACACCGGGAGCACAgggtacagtagatgaccccaacggacttacaggtgaagcctcacctggaaagactgtttggggccctgaatggtagtgagggaggaggtgtaggggcaggtatagcacttgttccatttgaaaggataagtgccaggagtgagatcagtggggagggatgaatggacaagggagtcgtgtaggaagcagtccctgtggaaagcagtaagttgggtgggggggggggggaagggaaatatatacttggtggtaggatcccattggagatggcggaagttatggagaattatgtgctggatgtggaggatggtggggtggtaggtgaggacaaaaggtaCCCTATTCCTGGTCGGGTGGCAGGAGcatggagtgagggcagatgtgtgtaaAATGGAAGAGACGCAGTTGAGGGCAgggctgatggtggaggaagagaaaccccTTTGAAGAATAAGGACaactccttagttctggaatgaaaagcctcgtcctgggagcagatgtggcggagatgcagggactgagaaggaagaggatggcatttttacatgtaacagggtgggaaaaggtgtagtccaagtagctgtgagagtcagtgggtttacaaTAGACATCATAGATAAGCTGTTTTCAGAGACGGAGACAGAGATATCGAGAACAGGGAGAGAAGTGTTTtgaaatggaccagataaatttgagggcagggtggaagttggaggcaaagtggatgaagttgacaagctctacatgggtgcaggaagcatcaCCAATGTAGTCGatgtaggaaaagttggggagtgataccactgtaggcttggaacatagactgttccatgtagccacaAAAAGGCAGGCAGAGCTGGGGCCAATGAGAggacccatggctacaccttttgtgtaaaggaagtgggaggagccgaaggagaaattattgagagtgaggacattctgccagacggaggagagtggtggtggaggggaactggttgggcctGCTGTCCAGAAAgaaagagctttgaggccttcctggtgggggatggaggtgtttagggactggacatccatagtgaaagtaAGATGCTCAGGGCAAGGAAACTGAAATCactgaaaagatcaagagtgtgtgaagtgtcacagatgtaggtaggaagggactgaactgggcGGGAGGGAATAAAACTGAATTGAGGTATGCAGAtaggagttcagtggggcaggaacaagcagaaacaatgagcctacctggacaggcaggtttgtggatcttgggtaggaggtagaaatgggaggtgtggggtgagggaactatgaggctggtagcagtggatgggagattcccagagttaataaggtcagtgatgaTGTGGGAGACAATGGTCTGGTGTTTCTTACCTCCTCTTATCTGTTCGAGGGGTAGGTAAGAGGAGGTATCTGACAGTTGTCACTGGGCCTTAGcaaggtagaaacatagaaaacctacagcacaatacaggcccttcgacccacaaggttgtgccaaacatgttgctaccttagaaattactaggcttgcctatagccctctatttttctaagctccatgtacctatccaaaagtttcttaaaagaccctatcatatctgcctccaccaccattgccggcagcccattccacgcactcgccactctctgagtaaaaaacttatccctgacatctcctctgtacctactccccagcaccttaaacctttgtcctcttgtggcaaccatttcagccctcggaaaaagcctctgactatccacacgatcagtgcctttcatcatcttatacacctctatcaggtctcctgcATCCTccgtcatccgcaaacttggaaatgctgcatttaattccctcatctaaatcattaacatatattgtaaacaactggggtcccagcactgagccttgcggtaccccactagtcactgcctgccattctgaaaaggtcccgtttactcccactctttgcttcctgtctgccaaccaattctctatccacatcaatactatacccccaatactgtgtgctttaagtttgcacactaatctcctgtgtgggaccttgtcaaaagccttttgaaaatctaaatataccacatccactggcttcccctatccactctactagttacatcttcaaaaaattctataagattcgtcagacatgattttccttttacaaatccatgctgactttgtccgatgatttcaccgctttccaaatgtgctgttatcacatctttgataaccgactctagcattttccccaccaccgatgtcagactaaccagtctataattccccagtttttctctccctccttttttaaaaaatggggttacattagccaccctccaatcctcaggaactaatccagaatctaaggagttttgaaaaattatcactaatgcatccactatttcttgggctacttccttaagcactctgggttgcagaccatctggccctggggatttatctgcctttaattccttcaatttacctaacaccacttccctactaatatgtatttccctcagttcctccatctcactagaccctcggtcccctactatttccagaagattatttgtgtcctccttagtgaagacagaaccaaagtagttattcaattggtctgccatgtccttgttccccatgatcaattcacctgtttctgactgtaagggacctacatttgtcttaaccaatcttttttcttttcacatatctataaaagcttttacagtcaatttttatgttccctgccagctttctctcataatcttttttccctttcctaattaagccctttgtcctcctctgctggtctctgaatttctcccagtcctcagttgtgccgcttttttttgctaatttatatgtttcttctttggacttgatactatccctaatttcccttgtcagccatgggtgcactaccttccctggtttattcttttgccaaactgggatgaacaattgttttagttcatccatgcgatctttaaatgcttgccattgcatatccaccgtcaaccctttaagtataatttgccagtctatcttagctaattcacgtctcataccttcgaagttacccttctttaagttcagaacctttgtttctgaattaaataTGTCACTcttcatcttaatgaagaattccaccatgttatgtcactcttacccaaggggcctcgtacgacaagattgctaactaacccttcctcattgctcaatacccaatctagaatgatCTGCTCTCTAGTTGATATCATAGGGTCTTTTAGGGGactcctggattggtacatggaacttagaaaaatagagggctatggataaccttacgtaatttctaagtaagtacgtgtttggcatagcattgtgggctgaagggcctgtattgtgctgtaggttttctatgtttctgagtcAATAGGAGGGGAAGTCTCCTTATCCTTGTCAGCCGTCACTGAGTGTGATCATATTCCTAGGAAAAGGATGAAATCAGAACCCCTAAAGCTGCACGTGGTCATTTACATCTTAGGACATAGCTGACAAGATTCCCCcacaggatcacaagaagctGTAGAAAATTGTGAACTCAATCATCTCCAGCATGGGTACAAGTCTCTGTagcatctaggacatcttcaaagagtgatgcctcaaaaaaggcggcatccatcatgaaggactcccatcacccaggacatgctcttttctcattggtaCCATTAGGGAGCAGGTAGAGgaacctgaaggcatacactcactgattcaggaacagcttcttcccctctgccattagatttctgaatggacattgaacccatgaacacttctaCCTAACTacattttttgcactaatttctTAATTTAACGATATGTACCATCTGTGCACATAAGGTACGTGAACTCTGCAAAAGTGCACCTTATGCCCAATGACTGGACCTGAGTTGGGTCATAATGGGTAAAGTCTGTCTCAGTGGTGCTCGTCAGCACATTTAAGACTAATGTCCTGGAGAACAGACATACAAAGTCATTTCAGACCCTGTGAGGTAGAATCTATATGAAAGGGAAGATTGTAGGTAAACAAACCAAGCTCTCTGGCATACTTACCTCTGCTCAACCAGATTTAGGCAACCTGGTCTTCTATTGCTTGGAAGATGATTATAAACTGGCAGCTTCCATTGAAGGTGAGGTCTTCTTTTGAATCATGACAAAGAGTTTAGCAAAGACGTGTTAAATAGTTAGGTAGCTCCCTTTCTTTTCTGCTCTCCACGACAACTCCTACAAAAGCAACATTGAGCAGGCCCTCAGTTGACTCGGGTCCCTCAGTCACACATTAAAAAGGAAACCAgaaatgaaagatcattacatGAAGAGACTCTGCAGGAACAATTATGCTGAGCTAACACCCCCACCAGAttccaacaaaaaaaaacaggttaTTTGCCCAATTTTGGTGTTTATCAGCTACCTAAACCTGCACAAGTATGAATTGTCTGATTCCAGTGCTCATTTCAAAGGTGTATCACTGAACAATGTGCTCTTGCAGGGTCCAGAGCTATTAACAGTCTGCTTAGGTTCCTCATGCACTCAAAACTAAGTCTGTTGCAGTGATGGCAGACATTGAACTAATGTTTCACAGCTTCCTAGTGAGAGAGGATCATCAAGACTACCTCAGATTCTTGCAGTTTCATGATACCAGCTGGACAATGAgattctggagtactgcatgaaTTCATGCATTTGGTAACTGTCCCTCACCATCTGTGGCACTCTTTGACCTTAAGAGGACAGCTATTGAGGGAGAGAAGGAATTCGGGACTGAAGCGCTGAGGTACACAGGCATTTCTATGATGATGGTCTTAATTATTTtctagtgttgaagaagcagtcAACTTGCTGAAAGCAGCGCAAGACATGTCGGTGCAGTTGAATCTCAGACTACGTAAGGTCATATCCAATAGTGCTGAGGTCATACAGCATTTCCCATCTGAAAATTTGGCATAAGGTCTACAGAATGTTGATCTTAGGACCTCCCTTGTATGCAGCACAGTCTGGGCCTTGGAGAGGAACTCATTACCAACACCCTTATTTTCCAGATCCCTGGTACTGAAAGAGCCTATTTGTCCCTCTTGGATTTGCTGCTCCAGTCAGAATCCAGGGATGCTTCACATTGACAGAGCATCCATGCTTCTGCATGGGATGTCCCTCTCCCTAAAGAACCAAAGGAGATTCTGTGTTCATCGTAAGATCCAATGTATTAGATGGTCAACCTAGAAGAGCCAATGGAACTATGTTCACACTGTTATATATGCCACAAGTGGGTTCCAAGCAAATCAGCTCACCCTCTCCTCATGGTTAATTGGCCCAGCACTTCTTGCTGATCCCCACGGGGAATGTTATCAAGGCTGGTATTTTCGAAGTGAGAAGAGTTAAAAGACTGTGCAGTAAGACTATTTCAAGACCAGTTTCTGAGATGATCCTTCCTTTACCAAAGACTAAATGAAATGATTATTTTACTTCTAGTTTCAGTAGTTTGAGATGCCATGGATGCCAGGTGGGGAGTGTTCTGGCTTCTAGAAGCTCTTTTTTATAATTTTCTTTGTGGGTTAATTTTGATTCAATTTAAAGCATATTGTTTCTTTTGCAGGGTAGGGCACTCCTCCAACTCACACCTCCaaactcatctcattgattggaacacctgactccaaacagcttttgtagaaggcattaccccagaggttcacatactttcttGAAACTAGGCTGTGACTGTTTAAACGGTGTACTCAGTGTTGATGAGAAGAagcacaattgtttgtgtgttgtaATTTAATCAGATCTTTTCTGGCACCTCtctgtatacatgtccttgatggcaggtgggctagtgctggtgatgcattttAGAGTTTTGACTACTTGTTGCAAGCAGGAGTGAAATTTTCATACCATGCAGTTTCTTAGGAGGCTCTCTACTGTGCACCTGTAGAATTatgtgaatagatagatagatactttattcatccccatggggaaattcaacttttttccaatgtcccatacacttgttgtagcaaaactaattacatacaatacttaactcagtaaaaaatatgatatgcatctaaatcactatctcaaaaagcattaataatagcttttaaaaagttcttaagtcctggcggttgaattgtaaagcctaatggcattggggagtattgacctcttcatcctgtctgaggagcattgcatcgatagtaacctgtcgctgaaactgcttctctgtctctggatggtgctatgtagaggatgttcagagttttccataattgaccgtagcctactcagcgcccttcgctcagctaccgatgttaaactctccagtactttgcccacgacagagcccgccttccttaccagcttattaagacgtgaggcgtccctcttcttaatgcttcctcttaTGCATTCTTATGCATAGTCTGGCTCCCTTCAGCCTTTTCAGAAAGTTGAGGGGGTGGTGTGCTTccttgattgtgtaggatgtgttctgggaccatgagagattgtgcgagatgtgcactcccaggagtctgaaactgcttgcaggtttccactgctgtgccatcgATGTAAAGAGGAGGTTGTgtggtgtgagttctcctgaaattGATAACCATATcctttgttgacattgagaaagagTTTATTTGCCTGGCTCCAGGACTCAACAATGTGGTCCCTCGGGTGTTTGGCATGCAGTCATTTGTgtgcagagtgtacagcaatgggctcagtggggcacccatgttgaggatgatggggagggaagaGCAGTTgtacatcctgactatctgaggtctgttcattaggaagtccaacacctagttgcacagtggtgtatttagacagTGGAGTACAAGCTTGTTCACCAAGGTTTGTGTTGAATgtcaaactgaaatccagaaacagcaatatgacataagtgtccttgttttccagGTATGTTAGGGCCAagtgcatgacagatgctatggTATCTGTAGTAGAGGAgttctgtcagtaagcatattggtgagtgccCATTGTaacaggaatggagtttttgatatgtgccattacTAGCCATTCAAAGCACTTTATTATGATTGGTGTCAGTGCCACTGAGTGtagtcatttagttctgaaggtgtagagttctttggtacagggatgatggtggttAATTTGAAGCCTGTGGGGGACAGCAGCCTAGATGAGTGATGTGTACTTATCCAAAGCAGAACCACATGAGCCTCATGTCAAACCACTTAGATTCTGAATAATCAGATTGGTGATGTTTTATTGTATTTAGATTTTTGTATTTGGTGCTTATACTAACACTTTGAGTTCTAGCATTTAATCTATAAATACTTTATGTTTCTATGGCAAATCAGTTGCTGTAATTAACTTTGCTTTTCACTCTTTCCATTAGGTGATTGGGAGGATATAGACTCTGCTGATGAGGTAGAAGATGAATTAGAAGAAAATGAGAGCGAAGTTGATAAAGGGTTGAGGGTAGACTCTCCACCTGCTGCCTTTCCGATCACAGACTGCTTATTCTGCTCTCACCATTCACGAACTCTGTTAAAGAATGTGAATCATATGACAAAATCCCATGGTTTCTTTATCCCCGATATTGAATATTTAGTGGATCTAAGGGGGCTGATAAAATACTTGGGTAAGTACCACAGAGTTCCAAGTTATGGTAAATTCAAGAGCTTCTATACACAGCCAAA from the Hemitrygon akajei chromosome 20, sHemAka1.3, whole genome shotgun sequence genome contains:
- the znf622 gene encoding cytoplasmic 60S subunit biogenesis factor ZNF622 isoform X2, coding for MSSYTCMTCRVAFADTEVQRSHYKTDWHRYNLKRKVADMPPVTAENFQERVLAQRAAVEEQNKGTATDCVTCDKKFATFNAYENHLKSKKHLDAEKKAAGIANKELERLNTKNLEKGLNEERIDKDTLNRAIQQAVKAQLSPAAKKRTIDPTIGGTNVAVSKKRPDKPPRLLWLEQQAKKMGQDESSEEEEDVVMEIEGDGDWEDIDSADEVEDELEENESEVDKGLRVDSPPAAFPITDCLFCSHHSRTLLKNVNHMTKSHGFFIPDIEYLVDLRGLIKYLGEKVAVGNICLWCNEKGRSFYSLEAVQAHMVDSSHCKLFTDGDAAIEFADFYDFSESYPDQNGDDVAMKTSEVPCRNLEYNEETMELVLPSGARIGHRSLLRYYKQHFGTSRAVAMTGTRHVLGRLLQQYKALGWTSETAKEASQRKERDMQYVQRMKSKWMLKTAMSNNATKQMHFRPQVIF
- the znf622 gene encoding cytoplasmic 60S subunit biogenesis factor ZNF622 isoform X1 — protein: MVVFRGVNTHIKRASFRKSKNPLWLAKTAISVKAMSSYTCMTCRVAFADTEVQRSHYKTDWHRYNLKRKVADMPPVTAENFQERVLAQRAAVEEQNKGTATDCVTCDKKFATFNAYENHLKSKKHLDAEKKAAGIANKELERLNTKNLEKGLNEERIDKDTLNRAIQQAVKAQLSPAAKKRTIDPTIGGTNVAVSKKRPDKPPRLLWLEQQAKKMGQDESSEEEEDVVMEIEGDGDWEDIDSADEVEDELEENESEVDKGLRVDSPPAAFPITDCLFCSHHSRTLLKNVNHMTKSHGFFIPDIEYLVDLRGLIKYLGEKVAVGNICLWCNEKGRSFYSLEAVQAHMVDSSHCKLFTDGDAAIEFADFYDFSESYPDQNGDDVAMKTSEVPCRNLEYNEETMELVLPSGARIGHRSLLRYYKQHFGTSRAVAMTGTRHVLGRLLQQYKALGWTSETAKEASQRKERDMQYVQRMKSKWMLKTAMSNNATKQMHFRPQVIF